In Caballeronia insecticola, one DNA window encodes the following:
- the msrA gene encoding peptide-methionine (S)-S-oxide reductase MsrA translates to MLKNTSKSFKIASVAVLFAGAFALQRVAYSSEEAVKIPPPAHDETAGAVHTETAVFAGGCFWGVQGVFQHVRGVKEVMAGYAGGAANTAQYERVSDGDTGHAESVRVTYDPAQVTYGKLLQIFFSVAHNPTELNYQGPDHGTQYRSAVFPTNQAQRDVANAYIAQLDSAHVYRGKIVTKVEDYTSFYPAESYHQNYLTEHPESPYIAINDLPKIGNLKQMFPGAYRQDAVLVTVASK, encoded by the coding sequence ATGTTGAAGAACACCAGCAAGTCATTCAAGATCGCGAGCGTGGCCGTGCTGTTCGCAGGCGCGTTCGCATTGCAGCGCGTTGCTTATTCGAGCGAGGAAGCCGTAAAGATTCCGCCGCCCGCGCACGATGAAACGGCAGGCGCGGTTCATACGGAAACCGCTGTGTTTGCAGGCGGCTGCTTCTGGGGCGTACAAGGCGTCTTCCAGCACGTGCGCGGCGTGAAGGAAGTGATGGCAGGCTACGCGGGCGGCGCGGCGAACACTGCGCAATACGAACGCGTAAGCGATGGCGACACGGGACACGCGGAGTCCGTGCGCGTGACTTACGATCCGGCACAGGTCACGTACGGCAAGCTCTTGCAGATCTTCTTTTCTGTCGCGCATAACCCGACCGAATTGAACTATCAGGGCCCGGACCACGGCACGCAATATCGCTCGGCTGTCTTTCCGACGAACCAGGCCCAACGCGATGTCGCCAACGCCTATATCGCGCAGCTCGACAGCGCGCATGTGTATCGCGGCAAGATTGTCACGAAGGTCGAAGACTACACGAGCTTCTATCCGGCGGAGAGCTATCACCAGAACTATCTGACCGAGCATCCGGAAAGCCCGTATATCGCAATCAACGATCTGCCCAAGATCGGCAATCTCAAGCAGATGTTTCCGGGTGCCTATCGTCAGGATGCGGTGCTTGTTACGGTCGCGTCCAAATAG